A window of the Zootoca vivipara chromosome 14, rZooViv1.1, whole genome shotgun sequence genome harbors these coding sequences:
- the SAXO2 gene encoding stabilizer of axonemal microtubules 2 — MKPPQCLCQICTCGRHRCPHNPTRIYDRVGESTLITEYVDKYPLYGNIPPAQSLKPKHEYQTHRGKMEGITTFKSDYLPYDVTNRPVRVPAECKPVTGEMDIGTTYRRDYNAHKINPVIIVKPVQRKYNRECTVNTIPTYRDDYRAWEVQRREINKVENTYQLPTEKFGNSTTFQDSFFPREISLRKSFKPTVVTKLSDEPFTSVTSHRSDYVPHQLEPQLKVSKEEYKPNSQPFVDTTTHRCDFRGLAGELPKSFKPEPSKVEVSAHFDGTTEFRDRFQPWAISLPEVPKAKEYVPPTGNMDFNSTSHLAYIPHTINPVVLMRPVERSRRNNAPFQGNTTMRDSFQAWDIHRPEIVKKPQDIPKASGKFDGMTTFRAHYRPHNIVLTQSCKPSKMAPLQSSAPFTDETLYRTEYTPKKQEVCPATYPSPPGYVFVNTDSHGHKFFRRVSPDVSKIAHANGNHVPKEIAVVS, encoded by the exons GCGCCATCGTTGCCCTCATAATCCCACCAGGATTTATGACCGTGTAGGGGAGTCGACCCTCATAACGGAATATGTGGACAAATATCCTCTCTATGGCAATATCcctcctgcccagagcctcaagCCCAAGCATGAGTATCAGACACACAGAGGGAAAATGGAAGGCATCACAACTTTCAA gTCTGACTACCTTCCATACGATGTTACAAATCGGCCTGTTCGGGTTCCAGCGGAGTGCAAACCAGTAACTGGAGAGATGGACATTGGAACCACTTACAGAAGAGATTATAATGCTCACAAAATAAACCCCGTGATAATAGTAAAGCCTGTACAGAGGAAATACAACAGAGAATGCACAGTGAATACCATACCTACTTACCGAG ATGACTATAGGGCCTGGGAAGTTCAAAGAAGGGAGATCAACAAAGTGGAGAACACCTACCAACTTCCCACTGAAAAGTTTGGGAACAGCACCACATTTCAAGATTCCTTTTTCCCGAGGGAAATCTCCCTCCGAAAAAGCTTTAAGCCCACTGTTGTGACCAAGCTTTCAGATGAGCCTTTTACCAGTGTTACAAGTCACCGCAGCGATTATGTTCCTCATCAGCTGGAGCCACAATTGAAGGTGTCCAAGGAAGAATACAAGCCAAATAGCCAACCCTTTGTAGACACCACAACACACCGCTGTGATTTTAGAGGGCTTGCTGGCGAACTTCCCAAAAGCTTCAAGCCTGAACCCTCTAAAGTGGAGGTGAGTGCTCATTTTGATGGAACCACAGAATTCCGCGATCGTTTTCAACCGTGGGCCATTTCTTTACCTGAAGTTCCCAAAGCAAAAGAGTATGTTCCACCCACAGGCAACATGGATTTCAACTCCACGAGCCACCTTGCTTATATTCCACACACCATCAATCCAGTTGTCCTCATGAGACCAGTAGAAAGGAGCAGGAGAAATAATGCCCCCTTTCAAGGGAACACAACAATGAGAGATTCCTTTCAAGCTTGGGATATCCATCGGCCAGAAATTGTCAAGAAGCCCCAGGATATTCCAAAGGCCTCTGGGAAATTTGATGGCATGACAACCTTCAGAGCTCACTATAGACCACACAACATAGTCCTGACTCAGAGTTGCAAACCTTCAAAGATGGCCCCTTTACAAAGTTCAGCACCTTTTACAGATGAAACCTTGTACCGTACAGAATATACGCCAAAGAAACAAGAGGTCTGCCCAGCAACCTATCCATCCCCTCCAGGATATGTCTTTGTCAACACTGATTCTCATGGTCACAAATTCTTCCGCAGAGTTTCACCAGACGTCAGCAAGATTGCTCATGCAAATGGTAATCATGTTCCAAAAGAAATAGCAGTTGTATCCTAA